The region TCCACgcgatcaacgatcaacgatcaacgTTTCGCTGTGTGTTTTCTTCTAATCCTCCTGCTACCTCCAGTCACAACACGAATTTCGGCACCTCTAGGGCAGGCCCACCGATCACGacgattgctgctgcgttcACGCTATCTTGTGTAATTATATAAGCGCAACACGAACTATGACGCCGACGGAACCCTACCAGAAAGCTACGCATAGAAAGGTTAGAGTGGATCGAAGTAAATCTAAGTGAAACAGACAGACATATTGAACGCACTAAAATTCTTGGCTATCGAGTCGAGAGACTGGCTGTGGATGTACAGATCGGAACTCCTGCCTGCGGCCGTTacaccgtggccgtgtgctTATTTTGAGAACTCAAACGCAAACAGTAACTCGTTATTGGACATATCGTTGAACCTGCCTAATGTCTTCTTCACACTCTTCTCGCGCAAGGCTCCATTTTGGTTGCCGCTTAGCTGTGTCATGTGCAATGTTCTTATACCATGTACTTTAGCATTTGTATCCTCTACGTTTGGGAGCAGGATATAAGACTGACAGTCGTGAAAGTGCCTTTTACGCTTCGTTCACTCGCTAGCAATTAAGTTTGGTACATTTTGTCTCAGTTTCATCTGCACTAGATCCGCACTGCCGCCACAGTCTGCTCGCCCAGTCAAGAGCCCACTCCTCCCATTCGATACACATAATTCTTTGTTCTGAAGGCAATTAAAGTAAAAGAAACATCTTTATCCCTTCCACAAGCTTCTTCCATGCGCCATCCATTGATATCGATAGAATTGGAACACTACACTTCTAAATAAAATCCTTCTCAACTGAAAAGCCTCCTTTACATCGCGCTcttgcctctcgctctcgcgctgaagagtgagcgagagagaaagagaacatTACAGTTTCGTCCGCCTGATGGAGCTAAAAATACAACTAGCCAACCCATCAACAGATGGCGCTTTTTTATCTAGTGACGAGTACTACAACTAAGCCTGCGAAACGCGCCCCGTGCCTCGAGAAaccggaaggaggaaggagaaggaggagaagcaagTGTGCGAACACTGCCATTCCGCGCTCTGCCTGTCACTCTCTTCAGTTCAGCTGATGTTGAAGAAATTAGTCTAGATTATCTTGGAAAATCAGCTTAATGTAGCCCGGAGATCCAACTAACGGTGTCGCACAGAACGGGCAAACCGACTGGAAACCGTTGGTACCATGAGGTATATCGACATTTGCCCAGTATCTGCAAaagcaaagagagaagagagaaagccAGTGTTAGCCAAATGGAACTCGATGcaataatcgaatcgaactgGCCGGTACTTACTTGACCGTTTTTTCCGTGGCCATGTGACCACACGGGTTAAATGCGTACGTTGGCGGACCGGAATCGACGTAGAATGCGGGCTCGACTCCCATGCACAGCGTCACGACGGGACCAACCTCAAGACACATGGGGCACCGGCGTGCGTTGGTGTTCTTATCCTGACCCCAACCGTGCTGACCTGAAAATATTCCATTGCAGTCATTGCACATGCATCGCAAGAGGGCCGATTCAATACTCACCCTGAACATGACCACAATTTAGATAGACGTAAGGCTGATTGACGTGATCACCCAATGACACTTTCCTAGGAATAACTAACGTGTTCAGCCCAACCGGGCACTGTGGTCGACCGGCATTGATTTCATCCACCAGCTTCTCTAGATCCTTTTTCGTCTGGAATAGAACGGCACAGAATGTGGTGCTGGTTAGGATTGAACAAAGGCGCAAGCGATGGCGTCACACTTACCGGCGAATGACGTAAACCTTCGGCCGATCGCCACAGCAGCGTTGCACCACAGAGATCGATGAGCGTACCGTCCTGCAGGATGTTGTTCTCGTCGTACACCTGTTGGCCCTTCTGCTGGGCGGAACGGCACTCACGCAGGCTGAATACATCCCCTCCGACGGACGTTTCTCGCCATTGGCCACAATCAGCGTTACCACCGCAGAACTCTCCCTTCGGGTGCATAATCAGCACTCCGTTCGTTGTGAGTCCGTCGATCTCCACATTATCCTGCCATTTGGTTGCCTTTTCCTGTTGTAGACGGAACATAAATTAAagcatttaaattaatttaaatctcGAAAAGGATCCAAGAGtacagtttaaaaaaataacgtCTCATTCCAGCAAGATGAAAAATCCCAATTCCGCTCAGCAGCAGAATATGTTTCAAAGACATCCGTCTTGGCGGACAGAGAAGTCAACTGTTATTTGCTGTCTGTTAATGCGCAGTCCCGTTGCGCTCCAGTTtagactgtttttttttgtttctttctcagAACATATTTTAAGCTCTGCAACCCCATCAACCcgtgtccgtcgtcgtcatcgattcCAACCAGTTCCCTTTCCAATTTCAACCGAATAGAAGCTTCACGGTGCGGGTATATTATGGCGCGTCGGGTGTTGCATGTTTGTACGTGATCGAAACCTCGCCGCTTGCATTTACAGTCTCGAATCCGGACAACACGTAGACgggatgttgatggtgctaaagaaacaaagaatagccatccaatccaatccgcacgatgcgatgctttaCATGGTGCTGCAGCGCATTAAGATGCGCTCGCTTATGGTAAGAAGCCTTGGCCATCTACGAAA is a window of Anopheles aquasalis chromosome 2, idAnoAquaMG_Q_19, whole genome shotgun sequence DNA encoding:
- the LOC126581111 gene encoding protein pellino, whose protein sequence is MVKRTDGTESPIITESDADTDKPRVRYGELVILGYNGFLPQGDRGRRRSKFVLYKRAEPNGVKRSKHYIVQSPQTSQAILNAKQHSISYTLSRSQAVIVEYKEDPDTDMFQVGRSSESPIDFVVMDTLPGDKKDAKVLQSTISRFACRILVDRCDGNKARIYAAGFDSSRNIFLGEKATKWQDNVEIDGLTTNGVLIMHPKGEFCGGNADCGQWRETSVGGDVFSLRECRSAQQKGQQVYDENNILQDGTLIDLCGATLLWRSAEGLRHSPTKKDLEKLVDEINAGRPQCPVGLNTLVIPRKVSLGDHVNQPYVYLNCGHVQGQHGWGQDKNTNARRCPMCLEVGPVVTLCMGVEPAFYVDSGPPTYAFNPCGHMATEKTVKYWANVDIPHGTNGFQSVCPFCATPLVGSPGYIKLIFQDNLD